A single genomic interval of Cydia strobilella chromosome 3, ilCydStro3.1, whole genome shotgun sequence harbors:
- the LOC134755717 gene encoding UPF0489 protein C5orf22: protein MAGNGEKRSEPPLKRFKKMPVYVVEEHNEALQFVYSAIGGKKLPLEGTTLLHFDAHPDMLIDRKLKGAEARAGREMLPLLQIENWIVPAAAAGHIDRVVWLRPPWAKQFKDGSRVIEVGDHPDNGLLRVNSKEPYYMSDALYSSKLDNKRTFTLTVAEVPDPNNTEDETHIQILAKELAISRPYVLDIDLDFFSTGNPFLSLYENIQLYDRLEPIFGFKLPDSDDNKAVEKFVDLRERQLNELENLFQYLEEHNNLENYEGEKTETFQKVSDIASAVLSEAGRLGEPPNWWAVYAGGCTRDQGGLPHHISTEEEVRHKMDKIIRPLLKALPPPVLVTVARSTDDGYCPSDQVDYIQSLVLNMLKEIYDTDEPEYHYLKVNTED from the exons ATGGCGGGAAATGGCGAGAAACGAAGTGAGCCGCCCCTGAAACGCTTCAAAAAAATGCCAGTTTATGTAGTGGAGGAACACAACGAGGCATTACAGTTTGTTTACTCCGCCATCGGAGGAAAAAAGTTGCCATTGGAGGGAACCACGCTACTTCACTTCGACGCTCACCCTGACATGCTTATAGACCGTAAATTGAAGGGTGCCGAGGCCCGGGCTGGCAGAGAAATGTTGCCTTTGTTACAAATAGAAAACTGGATAGTTCCCGCGGCTGCGGCCGGACATATAGACCGCGTTGTATGGCTACGGCCACCTTGGGCAAAACAATTCAAAGATGGCTCTCGTGTCATAGAAGTCGGCGATCACCCGGATAACGGCTTACTGCGCGTTAACAGCAAAGAACCATATTACATGTCTGATGCCCTCTATTCTTCCAAACTCGACAACAAACGAACCTTTACCCTAACCGTAGCAGAAGTCCCCGACCCGAACAATACAGAAGATGAAACCCATATACAAATACTGGCTAAAGAACTAGCAATATCGCGCCCTTATGTTCTCGATATCGATTTAGACTTCTTTAGCACGGGAAATCCCTTTCTATCCCTTTATGAAAATATACAGCTGTACGACCGCTTGGAGCCAATCTTCGGATTTAAACTTCCCGATAGCGACGATAACAAAGCCGTAGAGAAATTTGTGGATTTACGTGAAAGGCAATTGAACGAACTCGAAAACTTATTTCAGTACCTCGAGGAACATAATAATTTGGAGAATTATGAAGGTGAAAAGACGGAGACTTTTCAGAAA GTTTCAGATATCGCGTCGGCAGTGTTATCCGAAGCTGGGCGGTTGGGCGAGCCGCCGAACTGGTGGGCGGTGTACGCGGGCGGATGCACGCGTGACCAGGGCGGGTTGCCGCATCATATTAGCACAGAGGAGGAGGTGCGACATAAAATGGATAAGATCATCAGACCATTGTTGAAAGCTTTGCCGCCACCAGTTCTGGTGACCGTCGCGAGGTCCACTGACGACGGTTACTGCCCTTCGGACCAG GTTGACTACATTCAATCTCTAGTACTCAATATGCTTAAAGAAATTTATGATACCGATGAACCCgaatatcattatttaaaagtgAACACCGAAGATTAA